The proteins below come from a single Blattabacterium cuenoti genomic window:
- the sucD gene encoding succinate--CoA ligase subunit alpha, translated as MSILIDKNIKVIVQGITGKEGKFHTEQMINYGTNIVGGVTPGKGGGSIMNKPIFNSVEDAVKNTNGDVSVIFVPSNFASDAIIESIFSKIRIIVCITEGIPVLDMVYIKQFLKGKKCYLIGPNCPGIISPGKSKVGIMPNSIFRKQGNIGIISRSGTLTYEAANQIIQKGYGISTAIGIGGDSIVGISIKETLDLFLKDSETECIVLIGEIGGQLEIEAINYMRSKNNVKPIIGFIAGKTAPKGRTMGHAGAIIEKQIETAQSKIDIMRKNGAYMVDSPEGIGVMVDKILHDSL; from the coding sequence ATGAGTATCTTAATTGATAAAAATATTAAAGTTATTGTACAAGGTATAACGGGAAAAGAAGGAAAATTCCATACTGAACAAATGATTAATTATGGAACTAATATTGTAGGAGGTGTAACACCCGGAAAAGGGGGGGGTTCTATAATGAATAAACCAATTTTTAATTCTGTTGAAGATGCAGTAAAAAATACAAATGGAGATGTTAGTGTTATTTTTGTACCATCAAATTTTGCTTCAGATGCAATAATAGAATCTATCTTTTCAAAGATTAGGATAATTGTATGTATTACTGAAGGTATACCAGTATTAGATATGGTATATATTAAACAATTTTTGAAAGGAAAAAAATGTTATTTAATTGGACCTAATTGTCCAGGAATTATTTCGCCAGGTAAATCAAAAGTAGGAATTATGCCAAATTCTATTTTTAGAAAACAAGGGAATATTGGAATAATTTCTCGATCAGGAACTTTAACTTATGAAGCAGCAAATCAAATTATACAAAAAGGATATGGAATTTCTACTGCTATTGGAATAGGAGGAGATTCTATTGTGGGAATAAGTATTAAAGAAACTTTAGATCTATTTTTAAAAGATTCTGAAACAGAATGCATTGTTTTAATTGGAGAAATAGGTGGACAATTAGAAATTGAAGCAATTAATTATATGCGTAGTAAAAATAATGTAAAACCAATAATCGGATTTATAGCTGGGAAAACAGCCCCTAAAGGAAGAACTATGGGCCATGCGGGGGCAATTATAGAAAAACAAATAGAAACTGCACAATCTAAAATAGATATTATGAGAAAAAATGGAGCTTATATGGTAGATTCTCCAGAAGGAATTGGTGTAATGGTTGACAAGATATTGCATGATTCATTATAA
- the fabZ gene encoding 3-hydroxyacyl-ACP dehydratase FabZ, with translation MKKNKYVKKQKTIAKKIFFQGFGLYTPKKTNLILNPAPEHTGFLFKRIDLEENVSIEFSFLYFFQEKLNNGIILEKNGIKIYTTEHIIAALYGMDIDNIIIELDNIEVPILDGSSKIFVKAIENVGIIEQKIHKKIFFIEDVITVKSKKNNVEIIALPSNKFEIIAIVDFGSNKINNQNAVLKDISQFKDIADSRIFCVLNKKIFKKLFNLNEIAKHFLLDFIAFLALIKTKIIGKFIIYNLDKSIIIEFLKKIIKQIRLSELMDIDKYDLEAKPIFDIKNIMKILPHKPPFLLVDKIIDISTDYIIGVKNVTINEPFFIGHFPNEPIMPGVLQIEAIAQVGGILFLNKIENPKLYSTYLLKINNVKFRQKIIPGDIIIFLIYLLEPIKIGLIRILGMGFVNKKLVVEAEVIAKISKKNNK, from the coding sequence ATGAAAAAAAATAAGTATGTTAAAAAACAAAAAACTATTGCAAAAAAAATATTTTTTCAAGGATTTGGTTTATATACACCAAAAAAAACGAATCTTATTTTAAATCCAGCTCCAGAACATACTGGTTTTTTATTTAAAAGAATAGATTTAGAAGAAAATGTTAGCATAGAATTTAGTTTTTTATATTTTTTTCAAGAAAAATTAAATAATGGAATAATTTTAGAAAAAAATGGTATAAAAATTTATACTACTGAACATATTATAGCAGCACTTTATGGAATGGATATAGATAATATAATTATAGAATTAGATAATATTGAAGTTCCTATTTTGGATGGATCATCAAAAATTTTTGTAAAAGCTATTGAAAATGTAGGAATTATAGAACAAAAAATTCATAAAAAAATTTTTTTTATTGAAGATGTTATTACTGTTAAAAGTAAAAAAAATAATGTAGAAATAATTGCTTTACCATCTAATAAATTTGAAATAATCGCTATAGTTGATTTTGGATCTAACAAAATCAATAATCAAAATGCCGTTTTAAAAGATATTAGCCAATTTAAAGATATTGCTGATTCTAGAATTTTTTGTGTTTTGAATAAAAAAATATTTAAAAAATTATTTAATTTAAATGAAATAGCTAAACATTTTTTATTAGATTTTATTGCTTTCTTAGCTTTAATAAAAACTAAAATAATAGGAAAATTCATTATTTATAATTTAGATAAATCTATAATTATAGAATTTTTAAAAAAAATTATAAAGCAGATTAGATTATCTGAATTAATGGATATTGACAAATATGATTTAGAAGCAAAACCAATTTTTGATATAAAAAATATTATGAAAATTCTACCTCATAAACCTCCATTTTTATTAGTTGATAAAATTATTGATATATCAACTGATTATATTATTGGAGTAAAAAATGTTACAATAAATGAACCATTTTTTATTGGACATTTTCCTAATGAACCTATAATGCCAGGAGTATTACAAATAGAAGCTATTGCACAAGTTGGAGGTATTCTTTTCTTAAATAAAATTGAAAATCCAAAATTGTATTCTACTTATTTATTAAAAATTAATAATGTTAAATTTAGACAAAAAATAATTCCAGGAGATATAATTATATTTTTAATTTATTTATTAGAACCAATTAAAATCGGCTTAATTCGTATATTAGGTATGGGATTCGTAAATAAAAAATTAGTTGTAGAAGCTGAAGTAATCGCTAAAATTTCAAAAAAAAATAATAAATGA
- the rpmH gene encoding 50S ribosomal protein L34, translated as MKRTFQPSKRRKLNVHGFMKRMRTKSGRAIITRKRRKKRKKISVCNYKKR; from the coding sequence ATGAAAAGAACATTTCAACCTTCTAAAAGAAGAAAATTAAACGTACACGGATTTATGAAAAGAATGAGGACAAAAAGTGGACGAGCAATTATAACTAGAAAAAGAAGAAAAAAAAGAAAAAAAATATCAGTTTGTAATTACAAAAAAAGGTAA
- a CDS encoding M14 family zinc carboxypeptidase has translation MFIFNIKSIYRKYNLFKNSDINEKSKIFRYSNLVKLLRKYQKIISINTIGYSIEHRKIFKIQWGKGNIKILIWSQMHGDETTGTKSMFDIFNFFLNYETHEMVKFFEKNITIIYIPMLNPDGSEIFQRRNAIGIDLNRDAIRVESPEIKILFREIEKNNPKILFNLHDQRSIYNVDNKYFNPAILSFLSPSNKKNIINNVKKKSMGIIYEIYKEIKKILPNNIGSIGIYSEKYYPNATGDYLQEKGYPCILIEAGNYPGDAQKNIIRKYNTLSILFSFYFISSKKEKEIEKNYKLYYHIKQNKKIILDKIYRKVEINKNETKFLVDIGLMKSEFFNYKKMDVDYNFRIVDIGDLSNFFAYEDLSLKGKKFFGKNGENYPKIGEKETFMIQ, from the coding sequence ATGTTTATTTTTAATATAAAATCAATTTATAGAAAATATAATTTATTTAAGAATTCAGATATTAATGAAAAATCTAAAATTTTTAGATATTCTAATTTAGTAAAATTATTAAGAAAATATCAGAAAATAATTTCAATTAACACTATTGGATATTCAATAGAACATAGAAAAATATTTAAAATACAATGGGGAAAAGGAAATATAAAAATTTTGATTTGGTCTCAAATGCATGGTGATGAAACAACTGGAACAAAATCAATGTTTGATATTTTTAATTTTTTTTTAAATTACGAAACACATGAAATGGTAAAGTTTTTTGAAAAAAATATTACTATTATATATATTCCTATGTTAAATCCTGATGGATCTGAAATTTTTCAAAGACGAAATGCTATAGGTATAGATTTAAACAGAGATGCTATTCGTGTAGAATCTCCAGAAATTAAAATTTTATTTAGAGAAATAGAAAAAAATAATCCTAAAATTTTATTTAATTTACATGATCAAAGAAGTATTTATAATGTCGATAATAAATATTTTAATCCAGCTATTTTGTCTTTTTTATCTCCATCTAATAAAAAAAATATTATTAATAATGTAAAAAAAAAATCTATGGGGATTATATATGAAATATATAAAGAAATAAAAAAAATATTACCTAATAATATTGGATCCATTGGAATTTATTCTGAAAAATATTATCCTAATGCTACCGGAGATTATTTACAAGAAAAAGGATATCCATGTATACTTATTGAAGCGGGAAATTATCCTGGAGATGCTCAAAAAAATATTATTAGAAAATATAATACATTATCTATACTTTTTAGTTTTTATTTTATTTCTTCTAAAAAAGAAAAAGAAATTGAAAAGAATTATAAATTATATTATCATATTAAGCAAAATAAAAAAATTATTTTAGATAAGATATATAGGAAAGTAGAAATAAATAAAAACGAAACTAAATTTTTAGTAGATATAGGATTAATGAAATCAGAATTTTTTAATTATAAAAAAATGGATGTAGATTATAATTTTAGGATAGTTGATATTGGTGATTTATCAAATTTTTTTGCTTATGAGGATTTATCTTTAAAAGGAAAAAAATTTTTTGGTAAAAATGGAGAAAATTATCCAAAAATTGGAGAAAAAGAAACATTTATGATTCAATAA
- a CDS encoding CPBP family intramembrane glutamic endopeptidase: protein MNAIKNYFKINYVESILLVIAFITLNFINVFIRKFLLSLNLSENTIFAVSYSIPFIILFTFISHQAKKKNLVVDLSIRISPWYVYFVIFFMMLSAIILNEHLSSLVPKEGPILENMYKEIEVVLKEEVKNPIPFFSTTVLLAPICEEILFRGIILNGMLRNKIHPIKAIIFSSFLFGLTHMNPWQLLGGLFVGSFIGYIYYITNSITDCILLHILNNFIATVGIFYSLDDGLDYNNLEKLDNNNHVYIFLISILILLSGSYFLLKKRKNILKLIK from the coding sequence ATGAATGCTATAAAGAATTATTTTAAAATAAATTATGTTGAATCTATTTTATTAGTAATTGCATTTATTACTCTAAATTTTATTAATGTTTTTATAAGAAAATTTCTATTGTCTCTTAACTTATCTGAAAATACTATATTTGCCGTATCATATAGTATTCCTTTTATTATTTTATTCACTTTTATATCTCACCAGGCTAAAAAAAAAAACTTAGTGGTTGATTTATCAATTAGAATATCACCATGGTATGTTTATTTTGTTATATTTTTTATGATGCTAAGTGCTATAATATTAAACGAACATTTATCATCATTAGTTCCAAAAGAAGGACCTATATTAGAAAATATGTATAAAGAAATAGAAGTTGTATTAAAAGAAGAAGTTAAAAATCCAATTCCATTTTTTTCAACTACAGTTTTATTAGCCCCTATATGTGAAGAAATTCTTTTTAGAGGTATTATTTTAAATGGAATGTTAAGAAATAAAATACATCCAATAAAAGCAATAATTTTTTCTTCATTTTTATTTGGATTAACTCATATGAACCCATGGCAACTTTTAGGGGGATTATTTGTTGGAAGTTTTATTGGTTATATTTATTATATAACTAATTCTATTACAGATTGTATTTTATTACATATATTAAATAATTTCATTGCAACAGTTGGGATATTTTATTCATTAGATGATGGGTTAGATTATAATAATTTAGAAAAATTAGACAATAATAATCATGTATATATTTTTTTAATTAGTATACTAATCTTATTAAGTGGATCTTATTTTCTTCTTAAGAAAAGAAAAAATATATTAAAACTAATAAAATAA
- a CDS encoding ribonuclease Z, giving the protein MRKSSLTILGCHSSIPTSNRFNPTSQILEMNGSYFLIDCGEGTQVQLRKAKIKFSKIIHIFISHLHGDHFFGLIGLLSTFHLLGREKTVVIFAPKGLKEIINVHFKWSYTKLRYPINYIELYSNKLEKILENEKVEVFTIPLKHRIYTNGFLFKEKLSPRKLNIKEINKISSIKISDYKNLKLGNDFISTNGKIVPNSKLTLDPPKILSYAFCSDTSYHPPIIEYIKNVDLLYHESTFLKIEENRATKTGHSTANQAADIAKRAKVKKLLLGHYSNRFPNIKDFEKEAKKIFFNTESTENLKTYYL; this is encoded by the coding sequence TTGAGAAAATCTTCATTAACAATTTTAGGTTGTCATTCGTCTATACCTACTTCAAATAGGTTTAATCCCACATCTCAAATATTAGAAATGAATGGGTCTTATTTTCTTATAGATTGTGGAGAAGGAACTCAGGTGCAATTAAGAAAAGCTAAAATAAAATTTAGTAAAATAATACATATATTTATATCTCATTTACACGGGGATCATTTTTTTGGATTAATAGGACTTTTATCGACGTTTCATTTATTAGGGAGAGAAAAAACAGTAGTTATTTTTGCTCCAAAAGGACTCAAAGAAATTATTAATGTTCATTTTAAATGGTCTTATACTAAATTAAGATATCCTATAAATTATATAGAATTATATTCTAATAAATTAGAAAAAATTTTAGAGAATGAAAAAGTAGAAGTTTTTACTATACCATTAAAACATAGAATTTATACTAATGGATTTTTATTTAAAGAAAAATTAAGTCCTAGAAAATTAAATATTAAAGAAATAAATAAAATATCATCTATTAAAATATCTGATTATAAAAATTTAAAATTAGGAAATGATTTTATTAGTACAAATGGAAAAATAGTTCCTAATTCAAAATTAACTTTAGATCCACCTAAAATATTATCTTATGCATTTTGTTCAGATACGTCTTATCATCCACCTATTATAGAATATATAAAAAATGTAGATTTATTATATCATGAATCTACTTTTCTAAAAATAGAAGAAAATAGAGCTACTAAAACTGGTCATTCTACAGCTAATCAAGCAGCGGATATAGCAAAAAGAGCAAAAGTAAAAAAATTACTTTTAGGTCATTATTCTAATAGATTTCCTAATATAAAAGATTTTGAAAAAGAAGCTAAAAAAATATTTTTTAATACAGAATCTACGGAAAATTTAAAAACATATTATCTATAA
- a CDS encoding ribosome-binding factor A, giving the protein MNENKKNIIKYQKLSSIFFIEIAEILNEENRDNINNFLITLTNIKINFNINIIKLYINIYPFAEKSIVNYIYYRSNFYRKLLSKRLRYRVKKIPKININIINN; this is encoded by the coding sequence ATGAACGAAAATAAAAAAAATATTATCAAATATCAAAAACTTTCTTCTATTTTTTTTATAGAGATAGCTGAAATTTTAAATGAAGAAAATAGAGATAATATAAATAATTTTTTAATTACATTAACTAATATAAAAATTAATTTTAATATCAATATAATAAAATTATATATTAATATTTATCCATTTGCTGAAAAAAGTATTGTTAATTATATCTATTATAGATCTAATTTTTATAGAAAATTATTATCTAAAAGATTGAGATATCGTGTAAAAAAAATACCTAAAATAAATATAAATATAATTAATAATTAA
- the rpmA gene encoding 50S ribosomal protein L27, with the protein MAHKKGSGSSRNGRDSSGRRLGIKVYGNQYIRSGGIILRQRGTKYYPGSNVGIGRDHTLYALKTGLVNFRKKKYNKSVVSIIEI; encoded by the coding sequence ATGGCACATAAAAAAGGTTCAGGAAGTTCTAGAAATGGTAGAGATTCATCAGGACGTAGATTAGGAATAAAGGTATATGGAAATCAATATATCCGTTCTGGAGGAATAATATTACGTCAAAGGGGAACTAAATATTATCCAGGAAGTAATGTAGGAATAGGGAGGGATCATACGTTATATGCATTAAAAACTGGATTGGTAAATTTTCGAAAAAAAAAATATAATAAGTCAGTTGTTTCTATTATAGAAATATAA
- the rplU gene encoding 50S ribosomal protein L21 translates to MNYAIVNIKGMQFKLFEKKYVYVPYLSQDLGKKISIKKVLLFYKNGIAKIGTPILEKISVQIEILNHLKGKKIIIFKKKRRKGYKIKNGFRPIFSKIKVISFLEE, encoded by the coding sequence ATGAATTATGCTATTGTTAATATAAAAGGAATGCAATTTAAACTTTTTGAAAAAAAATATGTTTATGTTCCATATTTATCACAAGATTTAGGAAAAAAAATTTCTATAAAAAAAGTACTTCTTTTTTATAAGAATGGAATTGCTAAAATAGGGACTCCAATTCTAGAAAAAATTAGTGTTCAAATAGAAATTTTAAATCATTTGAAAGGTAAAAAAATTATTATTTTTAAGAAAAAAAGAAGAAAAGGATATAAAATAAAAAATGGATTTAGACCTATTTTTTCAAAAATTAAAGTAATTTCTTTTTTAGAAGAATAA
- a CDS encoding aminotransferase class V-fold PLP-dependent enzyme: MFSRKEIKEIRNQFPILKKKIDSVNPIIYIDNAATTHKPIQVIEASEYFYSNINSNVHRGVHFLGRKATISIEDVRKKIQKFIVAKYPSEILFTKGTTESINLVASSIGNLIKNGDEIIISHAEHHSNIVPWQNICKNKKSILKIIPINKNGFIDIKIFKSLISKKTKIVSINHISNVLGIINPIKKIIDISHEYGAWVLIDGAQAAPNVCLNMQDLDTDFYVFSAHKMYGPTGIGILYGKKKILEKISPYQFGGEMIKNVSFTKTTYSTIPFKFEAGTPNIEGIFSWGKAINFIEKIGILNIQFYKKKLTEYALKRLNNISGITIYGNDSLEKLSIISFNIKNIHFFDLGSILDRLGIAVRTGHLCAQPLMNFFNVLGMIRVSFAIYNTFDEIDYLFESILKAKKILKF; the protein is encoded by the coding sequence ATGTTTTCAAGAAAAGAAATAAAGGAAATTAGGAATCAATTTCCTATTTTAAAAAAAAAAATTGATTCGGTAAATCCAATAATATATATTGATAATGCTGCTACTACTCATAAACCAATACAAGTTATTGAAGCATCTGAATATTTTTATTCTAATATAAATTCTAACGTTCATAGAGGAGTACATTTTTTAGGTAGAAAAGCAACTATCTCTATAGAGGATGTAAGAAAAAAAATTCAAAAATTCATTGTTGCAAAATATCCTTCAGAAATTTTATTTACAAAAGGTACTACAGAATCTATAAATTTAGTGGCTTCTAGTATTGGAAATCTAATTAAAAATGGAGATGAAATTATAATTTCTCACGCTGAGCATCATTCAAATATTGTTCCATGGCAAAATATTTGTAAAAATAAAAAATCTATTTTAAAAATTATTCCTATTAATAAAAATGGTTTTATAGATATAAAAATTTTTAAATCATTAATTTCAAAAAAGACAAAAATAGTTTCTATTAATCATATATCTAATGTATTAGGAATAATTAATCCTATTAAAAAAATTATAGATATATCTCATGAATATGGAGCATGGGTTTTAATTGATGGTGCTCAAGCAGCACCAAATGTATGTTTAAACATGCAAGATTTAGATACAGATTTTTATGTATTTTCAGCTCATAAAATGTATGGACCGACTGGTATTGGAATATTATATGGTAAAAAAAAAATTTTAGAAAAAATATCTCCTTATCAATTTGGAGGAGAAATGATAAAGAATGTAAGTTTTACAAAAACTACTTATTCAACCATCCCATTTAAATTTGAAGCTGGAACTCCTAATATAGAAGGAATTTTTTCATGGGGAAAAGCAATAAATTTTATTGAAAAAATTGGTATATTAAATATACAATTTTATAAAAAGAAACTTACTGAATACGCTTTAAAACGATTAAATAATATATCCGGAATAACAATTTATGGAAATGATTCTTTAGAAAAATTGAGTATTATTTCATTTAATATAAAAAATATACATTTTTTTGATTTAGGATCTATTTTAGATCGTTTAGGTATTGCTGTTAGAACAGGACATCTTTGTGCACAACCTTTAATGAATTTTTTTAATGTTTTAGGAATGATTCGAGTTAGTTTTGCGATATATAATACTTTTGATGAAATAGACTATTTATTTGAAAGTATTTTAAAAGCGAAAAAAATTTTGAAATTTTAA
- a CDS encoding SufB/SufD family protein: MKFIDKIDLLISKIKCSNDQSYLTLIRKKHIDLYLKNKFSFIDSPFIEQWNKKNLYNFFYQNEKKEKYKQEKILEDEIISYSKRNNTFLFVFINGKYNDQLIKYKYNKINYNIINLDHVFDNDKKIKNFYENLCYFRYNVFYSLNIIVLDNFLYINIPDNVSLEKPIEILHYYNNNESIMINSRILIIVGKNSNVKIIENYKFIKKNYSFINIVNDLYASNYSKIDYFKVQNNIKNSYFVDNTNIKQKKGSECKVYTFSLQGEKIKNNLNFFSNGEKTKSNLYGISLLYNKDSIYHSTSINHLFSNSYSNQLYKNILFGNSNGIFDGKIFIDKNIKKINAFQKNENILISKRSNFYSKPQLEIYSKDVKCSHGCTIGHIQKSELFYLKSRGISEKEGNILLLFSFLNDIFKSITLYNLKKIIQDNINKKLNEFL, from the coding sequence ATGAAATTTATAGATAAAATAGATCTTTTAATATCTAAAATTAAATGTTCTAATGATCAATCCTATTTAACTCTAATAAGAAAAAAACATATTGATTTATATTTAAAAAACAAATTTAGTTTTATTGATTCTCCTTTTATTGAACAATGGAATAAAAAAAATCTGTATAATTTTTTTTATCAAAACGAAAAAAAAGAAAAATATAAACAAGAAAAAATTTTAGAAGATGAAATAATTTCTTATTCTAAAAGAAATAATACATTTTTATTTGTTTTTATAAATGGAAAATATAATGATCAATTAATAAAATATAAATATAATAAAATTAATTATAATATAATTAATTTGGATCATGTATTTGATAATGATAAAAAAATCAAAAATTTTTATGAAAATTTATGTTATTTTCGATATAATGTTTTTTATAGTCTAAATATAATTGTTTTAGATAATTTTTTATATATTAATATTCCTGATAATGTTTCTTTAGAAAAACCCATAGAAATTTTACATTATTATAATAATAATGAATCAATAATGATAAATTCTAGAATTTTAATAATTGTAGGAAAAAATTCTAATGTTAAAATTATTGAAAATTATAAATTTATAAAAAAAAATTACTCATTTATAAATATAGTAAATGATCTTTATGCTTCAAATTATAGTAAAATAGATTATTTTAAAGTACAAAATAATATAAAAAACTCATATTTTGTAGACAATACAAATATTAAACAAAAAAAAGGAAGTGAATGTAAAGTATATACTTTTTCTTTACAAGGAGAAAAAATAAAAAATAATTTGAATTTTTTTTCTAATGGTGAAAAAACAAAATCTAATTTATATGGAATTTCACTATTATATAATAAGGATTCTATTTATCATTCTACTTCTATAAATCATTTATTTTCAAATTCTTATAGTAATCAATTATACAAAAATATACTTTTTGGTAATTCCAATGGAATTTTTGATGGAAAAATATTTATCGATAAAAATATAAAAAAAATTAATGCATTTCAAAAAAATGAAAATATTCTTATTTCTAAAAGATCAAATTTTTATTCAAAACCTCAATTAGAAATTTATTCTAAAGATGTAAAATGTTCACATGGTTGCACAATTGGTCATATACAGAAATCTGAATTATTTTATCTTAAATCAAGAGGTATATCTGAAAAAGAAGGAAATATTTTATTATTATTTTCATTTTTAAATGATATATTTAAATCTATTACTTTGTATAATTTAAAAAAAATTATACAAGATAATATAAATAAGAAGTTGAATGAATTCTTATAA
- the sufC gene encoding Fe-S cluster assembly ATPase SufC: protein MLKIKDLHVTIGNKDILKGINLKVNPGEVHVIMGPNASGKSTLAAVIAGKEDYHIEKGDISFFNQNLLKFSPEERASLGIFLSFQNPIEIPGISIINFIKTSMNSIRISKNLDKLSIKDFLYKIKNLSSLLRIEKDFIYRSLNDGFSGGEKKKCEILQMMMINPILSILDEIDSGLDIDALRIISKGINTFKNKNNSIIIITHYKRLLDCICSDFIIHVLYNGKIIKSGTKKLVEEIENKGYDWLND from the coding sequence ATGTTAAAAATAAAAGACTTACATGTTACTATAGGGAATAAAGATATCCTTAAAGGAATTAATTTAAAAGTTAATCCTGGAGAGGTACATGTAATAATGGGACCTAATGCATCTGGTAAAAGTACACTTGCGGCTGTAATAGCTGGGAAAGAAGATTATCATATTGAAAAAGGAGATATTTCATTTTTTAATCAAAATTTATTAAAATTTTCTCCAGAAGAAAGAGCATCTTTAGGTATTTTTTTATCTTTTCAAAATCCAATAGAAATTCCAGGAATTTCTATTATAAATTTTATTAAAACATCTATGAATTCAATTAGAATATCTAAAAATTTAGATAAACTATCAATCAAAGATTTTTTATATAAAATTAAAAATTTATCTTCTTTGTTAAGAATAGAAAAAGATTTTATATATCGTTCTTTAAATGATGGATTTTCAGGTGGAGAAAAAAAAAAATGTGAAATACTTCAAATGATGATGATTAATCCTATTTTATCTATTTTAGATGAAATAGATTCTGGATTAGATATTGACGCTTTACGAATAATTTCAAAAGGAATTAATACTTTTAAAAATAAAAATAATTCAATTATAATTATAACTCATTATAAAAGATTATTAGATTGTATTTGTTCGGATTTTATTATCCATGTTCTATATAATGGAAAAATTATAAAATCAGGAACTAAAAAATTAGTAGAAGAAATTGAAAATAAAGGATATGACTGGCTTAATGATTAA